Proteins encoded within one genomic window of Flavobacterium sp. NG2:
- the purD gene encoding phosphoribosylamine--glycine ligase — protein sequence MTILLLGSGGREHAFAWKMIQSPLCDTLYVAPGNAGTASIATNVAISPTDFDAIKSLVLDKKIDMVVVGPEDPLVKGVFDFFKNDDQLAHIPVIGPSKIGAQLEGSKEFAKEFLVKHNIPTAAYDSFTAETVEEGCAFLSTLKPPFVLKADGLAAGKGVLIIQDLAEAQEELRNMLVGQKFGAASSKVVIEEFLDGIELSCFVLTDGKSYKILPTAKDYKRIGEGDTGLNTGGMGAVSPVPYVDAVLMEKIETRIVKPTIEGFQKDGIEYKGFVFIGLINVNNEPIVIEYNVRMGDPETEVVIPRLKTDLVELFLAVSNEKLDQISLEVDERSATTVMLVSGGYPEDFEKGKVMTGFDTITDSIVFHAGTKLEGNDVVTNGGRVMAITSYGATFPEALAKSYKNIEKIHFDKMNFRKDIGNDLL from the coding sequence GGAAATGCAGGAACTGCTTCTATTGCAACAAATGTGGCTATTAGCCCAACTGATTTTGACGCTATTAAATCTTTAGTTCTAGATAAAAAAATAGACATGGTTGTTGTAGGACCAGAAGATCCTTTGGTTAAAGGGGTTTTTGATTTTTTCAAAAATGATGACCAGTTGGCACATATTCCAGTGATTGGACCGTCAAAAATTGGTGCTCAATTAGAAGGAAGTAAAGAGTTTGCTAAAGAATTTTTAGTAAAACACAACATACCAACGGCTGCTTACGATAGTTTTACAGCTGAAACAGTAGAGGAAGGATGTGCGTTCCTTTCGACTTTAAAACCACCTTTTGTTTTAAAAGCGGATGGATTAGCAGCAGGAAAAGGCGTTTTAATTATTCAAGATTTGGCCGAAGCACAAGAGGAGTTGAGAAACATGCTTGTAGGTCAAAAATTTGGTGCCGCTAGTTCAAAAGTGGTTATCGAAGAATTCTTGGATGGAATAGAATTAAGCTGTTTTGTACTTACAGACGGAAAAAGTTATAAAATCTTACCTACTGCCAAAGATTACAAACGTATTGGTGAAGGCGATACAGGATTGAATACAGGTGGTATGGGAGCCGTTTCTCCAGTACCTTATGTTGATGCTGTGTTGATGGAAAAAATTGAAACACGAATCGTAAAACCTACTATCGAAGGTTTCCAGAAAGATGGAATCGAATACAAAGGGTTTGTTTTCATTGGTTTGATCAATGTTAACAACGAACCTATCGTAATTGAATACAATGTTAGAATGGGTGACCCAGAAACCGAAGTGGTAATTCCAAGATTGAAAACCGATTTAGTAGAGTTATTTTTGGCTGTATCCAATGAAAAGTTAGACCAAATTTCACTTGAAGTGGATGAAAGAAGTGCTACAACAGTGATGTTAGTCTCTGGTGGTTACCCTGAAGATTTTGAAAAAGGAAAAGTGATGACTGGATTTGATACTATCACAGATTCGATTGTATTCCATGCAGGAACAAAATTAGAAGGGAATGATGTAGTGACTAACGGTGGACGTGTCATGGCCATTACTTCTTATGGAGCTACTTTCCCAGAGGCTTTAGCCAAATCGTATAAAAACATCGAAAAAATTCATTTTGATAAGATGAATTTCAGAAAAGATATAGGGAACGACTTATTGTAA
- a CDS encoding DUF6341 family protein has product MKAFFEGIQYLFVNILFAPLDFLRSLELKTWFVANTINWIFMIICTAAMVYWIKQLRIFDEAGTENQDTTAHSFLK; this is encoded by the coding sequence ATGAAAGCATTTTTCGAAGGAATTCAATACCTATTTGTTAATATTTTATTTGCTCCTTTAGATTTTTTACGTTCACTTGAACTTAAAACTTGGTTTGTAGCAAACACTATTAACTGGATATTTATGATTATTTGTACCGCTGCAATGGTATACTGGATCAAACAATTAAGAATTTTTGATGAAGCTGGAACAGAAAATCAAGATACTACAGCACATTCATTCTTGAAATAA
- a CDS encoding DUF6427 family protein — MITSVFKKSTLLNFILVLILILVFFFVYHFQDSTWLDSVASILEKAGLLVLIIGSVFMTNFISKKNGLSKDSSFTILFYLLFLIFFPSLFNDYNLIVANFFVLLALRRLISLHSLKASKEKIFDASLWILVASLFQFWCILYLALVFISIIFHVARDYRNWVLPFIALFTVGIIGVIASILFDFSIIETVDKGRVVTTEINYFTNNYQNAALSIYATIALFFVVSMIATVSSKPVVIQDTYKTIIASFFIGALVFIVSPNKSNDLLVFTIAPLSIMATNHIELPQLKLKQELVLGVFILCSLFAFFSQL, encoded by the coding sequence ATGATTACAAGTGTTTTTAAAAAATCTACACTATTAAATTTCATCTTAGTACTAATTTTAATACTAGTTTTCTTTTTTGTCTATCATTTTCAAGATTCAACCTGGTTAGATTCGGTTGCTTCTATACTGGAAAAAGCAGGATTATTGGTATTGATTATTGGTTCTGTTTTTATGACCAATTTTATATCAAAGAAAAACGGACTTTCAAAAGACAGTAGTTTTACAATATTATTTTATCTTTTATTTTTAATATTCTTTCCATCATTATTCAATGATTACAATTTAATTGTAGCCAATTTTTTTGTGCTTTTGGCATTAAGACGACTAATTTCACTTCATTCGTTAAAGGCTTCCAAAGAAAAAATATTTGATGCTTCGCTATGGATATTAGTAGCTTCCTTATTTCAATTCTGGTGCATATTATATTTAGCCTTAGTATTTATTTCTATAATATTTCATGTCGCAAGAGATTATCGAAATTGGGTATTGCCATTTATTGCTTTGTTTACTGTGGGAATCATAGGTGTGATAGCTTCAATACTATTTGATTTTAGTATTATTGAAACTGTGGATAAAGGGAGAGTGGTAACAACTGAAATTAATTATTTTACTAATAATTATCAAAATGCTGCGTTGTCTATTTATGCAACCATTGCACTGTTTTTTGTTGTGTCTATGATTGCGACAGTTTCAAGCAAGCCAGTAGTTATACAAGATACTTATAAAACGATTATAGCCTCTTTCTTTATAGGTGCCTTGGTTTTTATTGTTTCGCCAAATAAGAGTAATGATTTACTAGTTTTTACGATAGCGCCTTTATCAATTATGGCAACAAATCATATTGAATTGCCACAATTAAAATTAAAACAAGAACTCGTTTTAGGAGTCTTTATATTGTGTAGCTTGTTTGCTTTTTTCTCTCAGTTATAA
- the upp gene encoding uracil phosphoribosyltransferase, with protein sequence MQIHHISEKNSVLNHFLGQIRHLAIQQDRMRFRRNIERIGEIMAYEISQELTYQPIAVQTPLGIKETTEIANPIVICSILRAGLPMHQGFLNYFDQAENGFISAYRHHPNDDDYFDIKVEYQAIGNYDNSTLILVDPMLATGQSIVAVFNKLIEKGNPKEIHLAVIIAAPEGIAHLEEHLPENCHLWIASIDEKLNEHSYIIPGLGDAGDLAYGNKL encoded by the coding sequence ATGCAAATCCATCATATATCCGAAAAAAATAGCGTCCTCAACCACTTCTTAGGACAAATACGCCATCTTGCTATCCAACAAGACCGAATGCGTTTTCGTCGAAACATAGAACGCATAGGTGAAATTATGGCTTACGAAATCAGTCAAGAATTAACCTATCAACCTATTGCTGTGCAAACACCACTGGGAATCAAAGAAACTACTGAAATTGCAAATCCCATTGTAATCTGTTCCATCCTAAGAGCAGGCTTGCCCATGCATCAAGGTTTTTTAAATTATTTTGATCAAGCCGAGAATGGGTTTATCTCTGCCTACAGACATCATCCCAATGATGATGATTATTTCGATATCAAAGTCGAATATCAAGCCATAGGAAACTATGACAACAGTACTTTAATTTTAGTTGACCCCATGCTTGCCACCGGACAATCCATTGTTGCTGTTTTTAACAAACTCATAGAAAAAGGAAACCCAAAAGAAATTCATCTAGCCGTAATCATTGCCGCTCCCGAAGGTATTGCGCATCTTGAAGAGCATCTTCCTGAAAATTGCCATCTTTGGATAGCCTCCATTGACGAAAAACTAAACGAACATAGCTACATTATTCCAGGACTAGGCGATGCAGGTGATTTGGCTTACGGAAATAAATTATAA
- a CDS encoding DUF4254 domain-containing protein codes for MFSKLAYSVFEQSIKDYHQFDNVDQPINNPYPKEQFEHLLYLKNWIDTVQWHFEDIIRDPNIDPVAALTLKRRIDASNQERTDMVEYIDSYFLQKYSKVVVKDEAKINSESPAWAFDRLSILALKIYHMTEEATRAEASQDHRDKCQAKLNILLEQRTDLSTAIDDLLTDIENGDKFMKVYKQMKMYNDDELNPVLYQGKK; via the coding sequence ATGTTTTCAAAATTAGCCTATTCTGTTTTCGAACAAAGTATTAAAGATTATCATCAGTTTGATAATGTAGATCAGCCTATCAATAATCCTTATCCAAAGGAGCAATTCGAGCATTTGCTTTATTTAAAAAACTGGATTGATACGGTGCAATGGCATTTTGAAGATATCATTCGCGACCCAAATATTGACCCAGTAGCGGCTTTGACTTTGAAGAGAAGAATTGATGCTTCAAACCAAGAGCGTACCGATATGGTGGAATATATTGACAGCTACTTTTTGCAAAAATATAGCAAAGTAGTGGTGAAAGATGAGGCAAAAATAAACTCAGAAAGTCCTGCTTGGGCTTTTGACCGTTTGTCTATTCTGGCGTTGAAAATTTATCATATGACAGAAGAAGCAACTCGTGCTGAGGCTTCGCAAGATCACAGAGATAAATGTCAGGCGAAATTGAATATATTACTAGAACAAAGAACAGATTTGTCAACAGCGATTGATGATTTGTTGACGGATATTGAAAACGGTGATAAATTCATGAAAGTGTACAAGCAAATGAAAATGTACAATGATGATGAATTGAATCCAGTTTTGTACCAAGGGAAGAAATAA
- a CDS encoding glycosyltransferase family 9 protein: MRLSAMGDVAMTVPVLRAFVKQYPEVKITVVSRPFFQPFFEDIPNVSFFAFDEKVKHKGFLGLVRLFNELKKQDIDAFADLHNVLRSKVVRTLFALSGKKVAAVDKGREGKKALTRAENKIFEPLPTMFENHCTVFAQLGFSIDLTQPEFPKKAVLSDDLNAMVGNPEKLIGIAPFAQYGAKVYPQDLMQEVITELSKKSNYTILLFGGGKKEIEILDAFAAGKSNVINMAGKIKFKQELELMSNLDVMLSMDSGNAHIAAMLGVKVVTLWGATHPYAGFMPFNQPLSNALTADRKQYPLLPTSVYGNKIVPGYEDAMRTISVSDVVAKIEDNLEP; this comes from the coding sequence ATGAGACTATCCGCAATGGGAGATGTCGCCATGACGGTTCCTGTTTTACGAGCTTTTGTAAAACAGTATCCAGAGGTAAAAATCACAGTGGTTTCCAGACCTTTTTTTCAGCCTTTTTTTGAAGATATTCCCAATGTTTCTTTTTTTGCTTTTGATGAAAAAGTGAAGCACAAAGGTTTTTTAGGCTTGGTTCGTTTGTTTAACGAACTAAAAAAACAAGATATTGATGCTTTTGCCGACTTGCATAATGTGTTGCGTTCTAAGGTGGTTCGCACTTTATTTGCTTTAAGCGGAAAAAAAGTTGCAGCTGTTGATAAAGGACGCGAAGGCAAGAAAGCGTTGACCAGAGCTGAAAATAAGATTTTTGAACCTTTACCCACTATGTTTGAAAATCATTGTACCGTTTTTGCTCAATTAGGATTCTCAATTGATTTAACTCAACCTGAATTCCCTAAAAAAGCCGTTTTAAGCGATGATTTAAATGCAATGGTGGGTAATCCTGAAAAACTGATTGGAATCGCTCCATTTGCTCAATATGGTGCTAAAGTCTATCCTCAAGACTTGATGCAAGAGGTAATTACGGAACTTTCTAAAAAGTCGAATTATACAATTCTGCTTTTTGGTGGAGGGAAAAAAGAAATCGAAATTTTAGATGCTTTTGCGGCAGGTAAATCGAATGTCATTAATATGGCGGGTAAAATTAAATTCAAACAGGAACTAGAACTCATGAGTAATCTTGATGTAATGCTTTCTATGGATTCAGGAAATGCACATATTGCGGCCATGCTAGGAGTGAAGGTGGTTACGCTTTGGGGAGCAACCCATCCGTATGCGGGATTTATGCCTTTTAATCAACCACTATCAAATGCTTTGACTGCTGATAGAAAACAATATCCCTTATTGCCTACATCAGTTTATGGTAATAAAATCGTGCCTGGTTATGAAGACGCCATGCGAACGATTTCAGTATCGGATGTGGTAGCGAAAATAGAAGACAACTTAGAGCCATAA
- the trpS gene encoding tryptophan--tRNA ligase — protein sequence MAKILTGVQSTGTPHLGNLLGAIIPAIALSNNPENESFLFIADLHSITQIKNGETLSNNTYSTAAAWLACGLNVDKVTFYRQSDVPQTTELTWYLSCFFPFQRLTLAHSFKDKSDRLDDVNAGLFSYPMLMAADILIYDAEIVPVGKDQLQHLEITRDVASRFNHQMGETFVLPEAKIQENSMLIPGTNGGKMSKSANNIINIFLDDKALRKQIMSIETDSTPLEEPKNPDTCNAFAIYSLLASAEQIEAMRANYLGGNYGYGHAKQALYELICETFKTEREKYNYYMNNLPEVDALLKIGADKAGIVASGVLSRVREKLGFSA from the coding sequence ATGGCAAAAATACTTACCGGAGTTCAAAGCACCGGAACACCACATTTAGGAAACTTACTAGGAGCAATTATTCCAGCGATAGCATTATCCAATAATCCCGAAAACGAATCTTTTCTTTTTATAGCCGACTTACATTCGATTACCCAAATAAAAAACGGCGAAACCTTAAGCAACAATACGTATAGCACTGCTGCTGCTTGGCTAGCTTGTGGACTAAATGTTGATAAAGTAACGTTTTACAGACAGTCTGACGTACCTCAAACAACCGAATTAACTTGGTATTTGAGTTGTTTTTTCCCTTTTCAAAGGTTGACTTTGGCACACTCTTTCAAAGACAAATCTGATAGATTAGACGATGTCAATGCTGGTTTATTTTCGTACCCAATGTTAATGGCTGCTGATATCTTAATATACGATGCCGAAATTGTTCCCGTTGGGAAAGATCAATTGCAACATCTTGAAATCACTCGCGATGTGGCTTCTCGTTTTAATCACCAAATGGGCGAAACCTTTGTGCTTCCTGAAGCCAAAATTCAAGAAAACAGCATGTTGATTCCAGGTACAAATGGAGGTAAAATGAGTAAATCTGCGAATAACATCATCAATATTTTCTTGGACGACAAAGCTTTACGCAAACAAATCATGAGTATCGAAACGGATAGTACACCTCTTGAAGAACCTAAAAATCCAGATACCTGTAATGCTTTTGCAATCTATTCTCTATTAGCTTCAGCTGAACAAATCGAAGCGATGAGAGCTAATTATCTGGGTGGAAATTATGGTTATGGTCATGCTAAACAAGCTTTGTATGAACTTATTTGCGAAACTTTTAAAACCGAAAGAGAAAAGTACAATTACTACATGAACAACCTTCCAGAAGTGGATGCCTTATTAAAAATTGGTGCTGATAAAGCGGGAATTGTCGCTTCAGGAGTATTGAGTAGAGTTAGAGAAAAATTAGGATTTAGCGCTTAA
- a CDS encoding lysophospholipid acyltransferase family protein, producing MKIIKIIFWILWRIWFYILMAVPILIMFPFLVISIISYNSYPYFFKMARIWAKFILFGMGFYYKIKKEQKIDPKRSYMIVANHTSMTDIMLMLAVIKNPFVFVGKQELAKIPLFGFFYKRTCILVDRNCSKSKNEVFKKAQKRLNMGLSVCIFPEGGVPSDESMILDTFKDGAFRLAIDHQIPILPITFADNKKRFSYTFFSGSPGVMRVKVHKPIETIGKTALDRKNLRDETREVILNQLNLFNPKSDNLLPSTIQERQV from the coding sequence ATGAAAATCATCAAGATTATTTTTTGGATTTTATGGCGCATTTGGTTCTATATCCTAATGGCCGTGCCTATATTGATAATGTTTCCATTTTTGGTTATTTCTATCATTTCGTATAATAGCTACCCCTATTTTTTCAAGATGGCTCGTATTTGGGCTAAGTTTATTCTTTTTGGAATGGGATTTTATTATAAAATTAAAAAAGAACAAAAAATAGATCCGAAAAGAAGTTATATGATTGTGGCAAATCATACTTCGATGACCGATATTATGTTGATGTTGGCCGTGATCAAAAATCCTTTTGTTTTTGTTGGTAAGCAAGAGTTAGCTAAAATTCCGTTGTTTGGATTTTTTTACAAACGCACTTGTATTTTAGTAGATAGAAATTGTTCGAAAAGCAAAAACGAGGTTTTCAAGAAAGCTCAAAAAAGATTGAATATGGGATTGAGCGTATGCATTTTTCCTGAAGGGGGAGTGCCAAGTGATGAATCTATGATTTTGGATACTTTTAAAGATGGCGCTTTCCGATTGGCGATAGACCATCAAATCCCAATTCTTCCCATTACTTTTGCTGATAATAAAAAACGCTTTTCGTATACTTTCTTCAGCGGAAGTCCGGGTGTGATGCGTGTCAAAGTTCATAAACCAATTGAAACTATTGGAAAAACTGCTTTGGACAGAAAAAACCTAAGAGACGAAACGAGAGAGGTTATTTTGAATCAATTGAATCTATTCAATCCTAAAAGCGATAACTTACTCCCGAGTACAATCCAAGAAAGACAGGTTTAA
- a CDS encoding RNA polymerase sigma factor: MVLEELISKCKNNNPKAQEQLYRLFANKLFGVCLKYSSNYADAQDNLQDGFIIIFKKIEQYSGKGSFEGWCKRIMINNALQKFKGIRYMEVLNESIPDEVVEIEDETVPLDYLMQIIQELPHQYRIVFSLYVLDGYSHQEISEMLSISTGTTKSNLHRARLILKEKIEKRISNHQESSAT, translated from the coding sequence GTGGTATTAGAAGAACTCATTAGTAAATGTAAAAACAACAACCCCAAAGCGCAGGAACAATTGTATAGATTGTTTGCAAATAAGCTCTTTGGGGTTTGTTTGAAATACTCTAGTAATTATGCTGATGCTCAGGATAATTTACAAGATGGGTTTATAATCATATTTAAAAAAATAGAACAGTATAGCGGCAAAGGTTCCTTTGAAGGTTGGTGCAAAAGAATCATGATTAATAATGCCCTACAGAAGTTCAAAGGCATTCGCTATATGGAAGTCTTGAACGAATCCATTCCAGATGAAGTCGTAGAAATTGAAGACGAAACCGTTCCATTGGACTATTTGATGCAAATCATTCAAGAACTCCCACACCAATACCGAATCGTATTCAGCCTCTATGTATTAGATGGCTATTCCCATCAAGAAATTAGCGAAATGCTCTCTATTTCAACCGGAACAACCAAATCCAACCTACACAGAGCACGACTTATCCTAAAAGAGAAAATAGAAAAGAGAATTTCCAATCATCAAGAATCATCGGCAACATGA
- the recA gene encoding recombinase RecA, whose translation MSSEKEAKLKALQLTLDKLDKTYGKGTVMKMGDKAIVEVETISSGSLGVDLALGVGGYPKGRIIEIYGPESSGKTTLTLHAIAEAQKAGGIAAFIDAEHAFDRGYAEKLGVDIENLIISQPDNGEQALEIAENLIRSGAIDIVVIDSVAALTPKSEIEGEMGDSKMGLHARLMSQALRKLTGTISKTNCTVFFINQLREKIGVMFGNPETTTGGNALKFYASVRLDIRRSTQIKDGENVLGNRTKVKIVKNKVAPPFKTAEFDIMYGEGVSKTGEILDLAVEFEIVKKSGSWFSYGDTKLGQGRDAVKTLIKDNPELAEELEVKIKARIKEIGDN comes from the coding sequence ATGAGTTCAGAGAAAGAAGCCAAATTAAAAGCGTTACAGTTAACGTTAGATAAATTAGATAAAACCTACGGAAAAGGTACGGTAATGAAAATGGGAGACAAGGCGATTGTGGAGGTTGAGACCATTTCGTCTGGTTCATTAGGAGTTGATTTAGCTTTAGGTGTAGGTGGTTATCCTAAAGGACGTATCATTGAAATCTACGGACCTGAATCTTCTGGAAAAACGACTTTGACACTTCATGCTATTGCTGAGGCTCAAAAAGCAGGTGGAATTGCAGCTTTTATTGATGCGGAACATGCTTTTGACAGAGGTTATGCTGAGAAATTAGGCGTTGATATTGAAAACTTAATCATCTCGCAACCAGATAACGGAGAACAAGCTCTTGAAATTGCTGAAAACTTAATTCGCTCAGGAGCGATTGATATTGTGGTAATTGACTCGGTTGCTGCTTTGACTCCTAAGAGTGAGATTGAAGGCGAAATGGGTGATTCTAAAATGGGATTACACGCTCGTTTGATGTCACAAGCTTTGCGTAAATTAACAGGAACGATTAGCAAAACAAATTGTACGGTTTTCTTCATCAACCAGTTGAGAGAGAAAATTGGGGTAATGTTTGGAAATCCTGAAACGACAACAGGTGGTAACGCCTTGAAATTTTATGCATCGGTACGTTTAGACATTCGTCGTTCAACTCAAATTAAAGATGGTGAGAATGTTTTAGGTAATAGAACCAAAGTAAAAATCGTAAAAAACAAAGTAGCACCGCCATTTAAAACGGCCGAATTTGACATTATGTACGGAGAAGGTGTTTCTAAAACAGGTGAAATTCTGGATTTAGCGGTGGAGTTTGAAATCGTTAAAAAATCAGGTTCATGGTTTAGCTACGGTGATACTAAGTTAGGACAAGGTCGTGATGCTGTGAAAACATTAATCAAAGACAATCCTGAATTAGCTGAGGAACTAGAAGTGAAAATTAAAGCTAGAATTAAAGAGATTGGCGATAACTAA
- a CDS encoding (2Fe-2S) ferredoxin domain-containing protein, with amino-acid sequence MSAKEFPKKAIFICNGSKCGKHKEIKKYFKHTIKEQGLKHEIEVFNIECSDRCKCAPIVYNQSENQWHEKVTLSQAEKIMEKLKA; translated from the coding sequence ATGAGCGCGAAAGAATTTCCTAAAAAAGCCATTTTTATTTGCAACGGAAGTAAATGTGGGAAGCACAAAGAGATAAAAAAATACTTCAAACATACAATCAAAGAACAGGGGTTGAAACATGAAATTGAGGTTTTTAATATCGAATGCAGCGACCGTTGTAAGTGTGCGCCTATAGTATATAATCAATCGGAAAATCAATGGCATGAAAAAGTAACCCTAAGTCAAGCCGAAAAAATAATGGAAAAATTGAAGGCATAA
- a CDS encoding ferritin, whose protein sequence is MKDLLRTNSSLHEGIEKLLNIQAKIESDASNKYLAMAAWLDRNGFANTADYLYKQAEEEREHFLKVFKYITEMGGIAVTPTVSEVQQEFRSMKEVFEIALQNEITVTNAVNKIVAKCRTENDYATEEFMMWYVKEQREEEKNARRALELFELIDENSGSGKFELDKEIAKIGAIE, encoded by the coding sequence ATGAAAGATTTATTGAGAACAAACTCTTCACTTCACGAGGGAATAGAAAAACTATTAAACATACAAGCTAAGATAGAGAGCGATGCGTCTAACAAATATTTGGCTATGGCCGCTTGGTTAGACCGAAACGGATTTGCAAACACCGCTGATTATTTGTACAAACAAGCTGAAGAAGAGCGTGAGCACTTTCTTAAAGTTTTCAAATACATCACAGAGATGGGCGGAATTGCCGTAACTCCAACTGTAAGTGAAGTACAACAAGAATTTCGCTCTATGAAAGAAGTTTTTGAAATTGCACTACAAAATGAAATTACAGTTACTAATGCTGTCAATAAGATAGTTGCAAAATGCCGCACTGAAAATGATTATGCTACCGAAGAATTTATGATGTGGTACGTAAAAGAACAAAGAGAGGAAGAAAAAAATGCAAGACGTGCCCTAGAACTTTTTGAATTAATTGATGAAAATTCAGGTTCTGGAAAATTTGAATTAGACAAAGAAATTGCAAAAATTGGTGCAATCGAATAA
- a CDS encoding acyl-CoA thioesterase, producing MTAKTPAESLTVLTDLVLPSETNHIHNLFGGELLSRMDRAASISAQRHSRNIAVTASVNHVAFTKAILLGSVVTIEAKVSRAFNSSMEVYIDVWVEDRESGIKSKANEAIYTFVAVNETGKPVIVPPIIPETDIEKERYDGALRRKQLSLLLAGKIKPSEATELRALFV from the coding sequence ATGACTGCAAAAACTCCTGCCGAATCCTTAACCGTATTGACCGACTTGGTTTTACCAAGTGAGACCAATCATATTCATAATTTATTTGGAGGAGAGCTTTTATCTCGAATGGATCGTGCTGCTAGTATCTCAGCGCAACGCCATTCCAGAAACATAGCCGTAACCGCCTCGGTCAATCATGTAGCTTTTACCAAGGCTATTTTACTAGGAAGTGTTGTGACCATCGAAGCCAAGGTTTCCAGAGCTTTTAATAGTTCGATGGAAGTGTACATTGATGTTTGGGTAGAAGACAGAGAATCAGGAATTAAATCCAAAGCCAATGAGGCGATTTATACCTTTGTAGCTGTAAATGAAACAGGAAAACCCGTAATAGTTCCTCCTATTATTCCTGAAACTGACATTGAAAAAGAACGGTACGATGGTGCCCTTAGACGCAAACAACTGAGTTTATTACTGGCTGGCAAAATAAAACCTAGTGAAGCCACTGAACTTAGGGCGTTGTTTGTGTAA
- a CDS encoding DoxX family protein encodes MNNVASILILIFFGITFLQSSYEKLFYWEDNITWLKEHFSKTRLKNHVKIALIHLVIMELISTILCFVGCIQLFINDGRLFGFYGAVFSSITLIMMLFGQRLAKDYDGARTIVIYFIPAVMAVYWLN; translated from the coding sequence ATGAACAACGTAGCATCCATCTTGATTTTGATATTCTTTGGGATTACATTTTTGCAATCCAGCTATGAAAAACTATTTTATTGGGAAGACAATATCACCTGGCTTAAAGAGCATTTTTCAAAAACGCGTTTAAAAAACCATGTAAAAATTGCCTTAATCCATTTGGTCATCATGGAATTAATATCGACTATTTTGTGTTTTGTAGGTTGTATCCAACTATTCATAAACGACGGTCGCTTATTTGGATTTTACGGAGCCGTATTTTCGTCAATCACTTTAATCATGATGTTATTTGGACAGCGATTAGCTAAAGATTATGATGGTGCTCGTACAATTGTCATCTATTTTATACCTGCCGTTATGGCCGTGTATTGGTTGAACTAA